In Herbaspirillum sp. WKF16, one genomic interval encodes:
- a CDS encoding exopolyphosphatase, with the protein MSEQKKYRLVTRSDFDGLVCAVLLKHLDMIDEILFVHPKDMQDGKIAISDSDITTNLPFVPGVHLAFDHHLSETIRNTGERKNHVIHPEAPSAARVVYDYYGAEKAFPASWGDMMAAVDKGDSARFNEQEVLNPQGWDLLNFLMDARTGLGRFRDFRISNYNLMMDLIELCKTHTIDQIMASPDVKERKDLYFEHAEKCKDQIRRCASVHGNLVVLDLRKEETIFAGNRFIIYALFPQTNISIHVLWGLKNQNTVFATGKSILNRTSKTNIGALMLEYGGGGHENAGTCQVENERAEEVLGALVTRINADG; encoded by the coding sequence ATGTCCGAACAAAAGAAATATCGCCTGGTCACGCGCAGCGACTTCGATGGCCTGGTCTGCGCGGTCCTGCTGAAGCACCTGGACATGATCGACGAGATCCTGTTTGTGCATCCCAAGGATATGCAGGACGGCAAGATCGCGATCAGCGATAGCGACATCACCACCAACTTGCCCTTCGTGCCGGGCGTCCACCTCGCGTTCGACCACCATCTGTCCGAGACCATCCGCAACACCGGCGAGCGCAAGAACCACGTGATCCATCCCGAGGCGCCATCGGCCGCGCGCGTGGTGTACGACTACTACGGCGCCGAGAAAGCGTTCCCCGCGTCCTGGGGCGACATGATGGCTGCCGTCGACAAGGGCGATTCGGCGCGCTTCAACGAACAGGAAGTGCTCAATCCGCAAGGATGGGACCTGCTCAATTTCCTGATGGATGCCCGCACCGGCCTGGGCCGTTTCCGCGATTTTCGCATCTCCAACTACAACCTGATGATGGACCTGATCGAGCTGTGCAAGACGCACACCATCGACCAGATCATGGCCTCGCCGGACGTGAAGGAGCGCAAGGATCTCTACTTCGAGCATGCGGAGAAGTGCAAGGATCAGATCCGCCGCTGTGCCAGCGTGCACGGCAATCTCGTCGTGCTGGACCTGCGCAAGGAGGAGACCATCTTCGCCGGCAACCGCTTCATCATCTACGCGCTGTTCCCGCAGACGAACATTTCCATTCACGTCCTGTGGGGCCTGAAGAACCAGAACACCGTGTTCGCCACCGGCAAGTCCATCCTGAACCGCACCTCGAAGACCAATATCGGCGCGCTGATGCTGGAATACGGCGGCGGCGGGCATGAAAACGCCGGCACCTGCCAGGTGGAGAATGAGCGCGCGGAAGAAGTGCTGGGCGCACTGGTGACGCGCATCAACGCGGATGGCTGA
- a CDS encoding transporter substrate-binding domain-containing protein encodes MKFVKTALAASIGLMAVFAGAARADTLADIQKAGVVKIGVPQDFAPYGSVNADLQLQGLDIEVAKLVAKGMGVKAELVPVPISSRMAFLQTHKIDMIISTLGKNAEREKVMDFSQGYAPYNNSVFGVAAIKVAGPADLANQTVGVARSTFEDLMLTDSVPKSTVLKRYEDNNSLIAAYISGQVQIVGTGDFVAYALAEKTPTNKPLLKYIINVSTCYVGMNKGETALVAKVNEALTASKKSGELNGIVKKWLNVPLSEKIATTYQ; translated from the coding sequence ATGAAGTTCGTCAAGACCGCGCTGGCCGCATCGATCGGCCTGATGGCCGTGTTCGCAGGCGCCGCCCGCGCCGATACGCTGGCCGATATCCAGAAGGCAGGCGTGGTGAAGATCGGCGTGCCGCAGGATTTCGCGCCCTACGGTTCGGTCAATGCCGACCTGCAGCTGCAAGGCCTGGACATCGAGGTCGCCAAGCTGGTGGCCAAGGGCATGGGCGTGAAGGCGGAGCTGGTGCCGGTGCCCATCTCCAGCCGCATGGCCTTCCTGCAGACGCACAAGATCGACATGATCATCTCCACCCTGGGCAAGAATGCCGAGCGTGAAAAGGTGATGGATTTCTCGCAAGGCTACGCGCCGTACAACAACAGCGTGTTCGGCGTGGCGGCGATCAAGGTGGCGGGTCCGGCCGACCTGGCCAACCAGACCGTGGGCGTGGCGCGCAGCACCTTCGAGGACCTGATGCTCACCGACAGCGTGCCCAAGAGCACCGTGCTCAAGCGCTATGAAGACAACAACAGCCTGATCGCCGCCTATATCTCGGGCCAGGTGCAGATCGTCGGCACCGGCGACTTCGTGGCCTACGCCCTGGCCGAGAAAACGCCGACCAACAAGCCGCTGCTGAAGTACATCATCAACGTCTCGACCTGCTACGTGGGCATGAACAAGGGCGAGACCGCGCTGGTGGCCAAGGTCAACGAGGCGCTGACCGCGTCCAAGAAGAGCGGCGAACTCAATGGCATCGTCAAGAAATGGCTCAACGTCCCGTTGTCCGAGAAGATCGCCACCACCTACCAGTAA
- a CDS encoding methyl-accepting chemotaxis protein, with product MKVFGNMKIGSRLAVGFSVVLALSILIMAIGVWRLQVVSDVTHEMVSQSVRKERLISAWYGNLRAAILRTIAMSRSTDLTLNNYFLNEELASGKESAELQKELTQMFDTDAEKTLYAEIAGYQKDYKAIYLKMMDMKSTGDQDGANSVLIQEFMPLSKKYQAAMQKLQKAEQAEIDDASDNIERLARQSGVLLMALEAAALAFGVLCAWLLTRGIVRPLKQAVAISQRVADGDLGAQIVVSSRDEVGQLLGALQDMNAKLRGIVTRVRHGTDAIATASGEIAEGNQDLSARTEQQAGALEETASAMEELISTVRTNADNAHEASRLAASASGIAGEGGAVVGRVVQTMDEINGSSKKIVDIISVIDGIAFQTNILALNAAVEAARAGEQGRGFAVVASEVRSLAQRSAAAAKEIKLLIDDSVQKVGAGSALVEQAGATMARVVESVQHVNAIVNEISVASAEQTEGIQQVNDAISQLDDVTQQNAALVEQAAAAAASMRGQAGELMQLVSVFSVEERGVAQLELVEPVAGTQPALLGREMARA from the coding sequence ATGAAGGTTTTCGGAAACATGAAAATAGGCAGCCGCCTTGCCGTCGGCTTTTCGGTGGTGCTGGCGCTGTCGATCCTGATCATGGCCATCGGCGTCTGGCGCCTGCAGGTGGTGTCGGACGTGACCCACGAGATGGTCAGCCAGTCGGTGCGCAAGGAGCGCCTGATCTCGGCCTGGTACGGCAACCTGCGTGCGGCCATCCTGCGCACCATCGCCATGTCGCGCAGCACCGACCTGACGCTCAACAACTACTTCCTCAACGAGGAGCTGGCCTCGGGCAAGGAAAGCGCGGAACTGCAGAAGGAACTCACGCAGATGTTCGATACGGATGCGGAGAAAACGCTGTACGCGGAGATCGCTGGATATCAGAAGGACTACAAGGCCATCTACCTGAAGATGATGGACATGAAATCCACCGGCGACCAGGACGGCGCCAACAGCGTGCTGATCCAGGAATTCATGCCCTTGTCCAAGAAGTACCAGGCGGCGATGCAGAAACTGCAGAAGGCCGAGCAGGCCGAGATCGACGACGCCTCGGACAACATCGAGCGCCTGGCCAGGCAGAGCGGCGTCTTGCTGATGGCGCTGGAAGCGGCGGCGCTGGCGTTCGGCGTGCTGTGCGCCTGGCTGCTCACGCGCGGCATCGTGCGTCCGCTGAAGCAGGCGGTGGCGATTTCACAGCGCGTGGCCGACGGCGACCTTGGCGCGCAGATCGTGGTGAGCTCGCGCGACGAGGTCGGGCAGCTGCTCGGCGCGCTGCAGGACATGAACGCCAAGCTGCGCGGCATCGTCACCCGCGTGCGTCACGGCACCGACGCCATCGCCACCGCGTCCGGCGAGATCGCCGAAGGCAACCAGGATCTCTCGGCGCGCACCGAGCAGCAGGCCGGCGCGCTGGAAGAGACCGCCTCTGCCATGGAAGAATTGATTTCCACCGTGCGCACCAATGCCGACAACGCGCACGAGGCCAGCCGTCTGGCGGCATCGGCCTCGGGCATCGCCGGTGAGGGCGGGGCAGTGGTCGGGCGTGTGGTGCAGACCATGGACGAGATCAACGGTTCGTCGAAGAAGATCGTCGACATCATCAGCGTGATCGACGGCATCGCCTTCCAGACCAATATCCTGGCCCTGAACGCGGCGGTGGAAGCGGCCCGCGCGGGCGAACAGGGGCGCGGCTTCGCGGTGGTGGCGTCGGAAGTGCGCTCGCTGGCGCAACGTTCGGCGGCCGCGGCCAAGGAGATCAAGCTGCTGATCGACGATTCGGTGCAGAAGGTCGGCGCCGGCAGCGCGCTGGTCGAGCAGGCCGGCGCGACCATGGCGCGGGTGGTGGAGAGCGTGCAGCACGTCAACGCCATCGTCAACGAGATCAGCGTGGCCAGCGCCGAGCAGACCGAGGGGATCCAGCAAGTCAACGATGCGATCTCGCAGCTGGACGACGTGACGCAGCAGAACGCGGCGCTGGTGGAGCAGGCGGCCGCCGCGGCGGCCTCGATGCGGGGGCAGGCCGGGGAGCTGATGCAGCTGGTGAGCGTGTTCAGCGTCGAGGAGCGCGGCGTGGCGCAGCTGGAACTTGTCGAGCCGGTTGCCGGGACGCAGCCGGCCTTGCTGGGCAGGGAGATGGCTCGGGCTTGA
- the acs gene encoding acetate--CoA ligase, producing the protein MADIETFKQENRVFAPPAELVKNAAISGMDAYQALNAEFERDYEGTWARLAKDNLKWNKPFTKTLDESNAPFYKWFDDGKINVSYNCLDVNLENGNADKTAVIFESDDAKVTKVSYRELHQKVCQFANGLKSLGIKKGDRVVIYMPMSVEGVAAMQACARIGATHSVVFGGFSAKSLQERVIDAGAVAVLTADYQVRGGKQLPLKSIVDEALAMGGCDTIKNVVVYKRAGAEINWVEGRDRWLSDVVANQPDTCEPEWVDAEHPLFILYTSGSTGKPKGVQHSSAGYLLWAVLTMKWTFDIKPDDIYWCTADIGWITGHTYIAYGPLAVGATQIVFEGVPTYPNAGRFWDMVARHKATIFYTAPTAIRSLIKAADADEKVHPKQYDLSSLRILGSVGEPINPEAWIWYYKNVGNEKCPIVDTFWQTETGGHMISPLPGATPQVPGSCTLPLPGITAAIVDETGNDIPNGNGGILVVKRPWPSMIRTIWNDPERFKKSYFPEELGGKIYLAGDGAVRNKDTGYFTITGRIDDVLNVSGHRMGTMEIESALVANSLVAEAAVVGKPDETTGESICAFVVLKRPRPTGDEAKQIAKELRDWVAKEIGPIAKPKEIRFGDNLPKTRSGKIMRRLLRVLAKGEAITQDVSTLENPAILDQLKEAQ; encoded by the coding sequence GTGGCAGACATCGAAACTTTCAAACAAGAGAACCGCGTCTTCGCGCCGCCGGCCGAACTGGTCAAGAACGCCGCCATTTCCGGCATGGACGCCTACCAGGCCCTCAACGCCGAATTCGAGCGCGACTACGAAGGCACCTGGGCCCGCCTGGCCAAGGACAACCTGAAGTGGAACAAGCCCTTCACCAAGACCCTGGATGAATCCAACGCGCCGTTCTACAAGTGGTTCGACGACGGCAAGATCAACGTTTCCTACAACTGCCTCGACGTCAACCTCGAGAACGGCAACGCCGACAAGACCGCCGTCATCTTCGAGTCCGACGACGCCAAGGTCACCAAGGTCAGCTATCGCGAGCTGCACCAGAAGGTTTGCCAATTCGCCAACGGGCTCAAGTCGCTGGGCATCAAGAAGGGCGACCGCGTCGTCATCTACATGCCGATGTCGGTCGAAGGCGTGGCCGCCATGCAGGCCTGCGCGCGCATCGGCGCCACCCACTCGGTGGTGTTCGGCGGCTTCTCCGCCAAGTCGCTGCAGGAGCGCGTGATCGACGCCGGCGCCGTGGCCGTGCTGACCGCCGACTACCAGGTGCGCGGCGGCAAGCAATTGCCCTTGAAATCCATCGTCGACGAAGCGCTCGCCATGGGCGGCTGCGACACCATCAAGAACGTGGTCGTCTACAAGCGCGCCGGCGCCGAGATCAACTGGGTCGAAGGCCGCGACCGCTGGCTCTCCGACGTCGTGGCCAACCAGCCCGACACCTGCGAGCCGGAGTGGGTCGACGCCGAGCATCCGCTGTTCATCCTCTACACCTCCGGTTCCACCGGCAAGCCCAAGGGCGTGCAGCACTCTTCGGCCGGCTACCTGCTGTGGGCCGTGCTGACGATGAAGTGGACCTTCGACATCAAGCCCGACGACATCTACTGGTGCACCGCCGACATCGGCTGGATTACCGGCCACACCTATATCGCCTACGGGCCGCTGGCGGTGGGCGCCACCCAGATCGTGTTCGAAGGCGTGCCGACCTATCCCAACGCCGGCCGTTTCTGGGACATGGTCGCGCGCCACAAGGCCACCATCTTCTACACCGCGCCGACCGCGATCCGCTCGCTGATCAAGGCCGCCGACGCCGACGAGAAGGTGCACCCGAAACAGTACGACCTGTCCTCGCTGCGCATCCTCGGCTCGGTGGGCGAGCCGATCAATCCGGAAGCCTGGATCTGGTACTACAAGAACGTCGGCAATGAGAAGTGCCCGATCGTCGACACCTTCTGGCAGACCGAGACCGGCGGCCATATGATCTCGCCGTTGCCGGGCGCCACGCCCCAGGTGCCGGGTTCCTGCACGCTGCCGCTGCCGGGCATCACCGCCGCCATCGTCGATGAGACCGGCAACGACATCCCCAACGGCAACGGCGGCATCCTGGTCGTCAAGCGCCCCTGGCCCTCGATGATCCGCACCATCTGGAACGACCCCGAGCGCTTCAAGAAGAGCTACTTCCCCGAAGAACTGGGCGGCAAGATCTACCTCGCCGGCGACGGCGCCGTGCGCAACAAGGACACCGGCTACTTCACCATCACCGGTCGCATCGACGACGTGCTCAACGTCTCCGGCCACCGCATGGGCACGATGGAAATCGAATCGGCCCTGGTCGCCAACAGCCTGGTGGCCGAAGCCGCCGTGGTCGGCAAGCCGGATGAAACCACCGGCGAATCGATCTGCGCCTTCGTGGTCTTGAAGCGCCCGCGCCCCACCGGCGACGAAGCCAAGCAGATCGCCAAGGAGCTGCGCGACTGGGTCGCCAAGGAAATCGGCCCCATCGCCAAGCCCAAGGAAATCCGCTTCGGCGACAACCTGCCCAAGACCCGCTCCGGCAAGATCATGCGCCGCCTGCTGCGCGTGCTGGCCAAGGGCGAAGCCATCACCCAGGACGTCTCCACGCTGGAAAACCCGGCCATCCTGGATCAGCTGAAGGAAGCGCAATAA
- a CDS encoding YqhA family protein: protein MTDPKPQAPRKIGILPNLIFMSRWLQLPLYLGLILAQCVYVYHFWVELSDLIGAAMGNAASLDHILDAVAIAGAPRPEKLNEQTIMLVVLALIDVVMISNLLIMVIVGGYETFVSRMNLEGHPDQPEWLSHVNASVLKVKLATAIIGISSIHLLKTFINANLYDVKTLLAQTGIHVTFLVSAIAIAYCDKLMAHPAPSPDSPDKPH, encoded by the coding sequence ATGACAGATCCGAAACCCCAAGCTCCGCGCAAGATCGGCATCCTGCCCAACCTGATTTTCATGAGCCGCTGGCTGCAGCTGCCGCTCTACCTGGGCCTGATCCTGGCGCAGTGCGTCTACGTGTATCACTTCTGGGTCGAACTGTCCGACCTGATCGGCGCGGCCATGGGCAACGCTGCATCGCTGGATCACATCCTCGATGCGGTGGCCATCGCCGGCGCGCCGCGTCCGGAAAAACTCAACGAGCAGACCATCATGCTGGTGGTGCTGGCGCTGATCGACGTGGTGATGATTTCCAACCTGCTGATCATGGTGATCGTGGGCGGCTACGAGACCTTCGTCTCGCGCATGAACCTGGAAGGCCACCCCGACCAGCCGGAGTGGCTGTCGCACGTGAACGCCTCGGTGCTGAAGGTGAAGCTGGCCACGGCGATCATCGGCATCTCCTCGATCCACCTGCTCAAGACCTTCATCAACGCCAACCTGTACGACGTGAAGACCCTGCTGGCGCAGACCGGCATCCACGTGACCTTTCTCGTTTCCGCCATCGCCATCGCCTACTGCGACAAGCTGATGGCACATCCCGCGCCGTCGCCCGATTCGCCCGACAAGCCGCACTGA
- a CDS encoding fumarate hydratase, giving the protein MTIIKQDDLIESVAAALQYISYYHPVDYIQHLARAYEAEQNPAAKDAIAQILTNSRMCAEGRRPICQDTGIVNVFLKVGMGVRFEGFSGSIADAVNEGVRQGYMHPDNVLRASIVADPQFERKNTKDNTPAVIHMELVPGNTVDVRIAAKGGGSENKTKFVMLNPSDNLVDWVLKTVPTMGAGWCPPGMLGIGIGGTAEKAMLMAKEVLMDDIDMYELKKRGPNNKTEELRIELCEKVNALGIGAQGLGGLTTVLDVKIMMHPTHAASKPVAMIPNCAATRHGHFVLDGSGPAYMEPPSLSEWPEVHWVPDTEKSKRVNLDTLTREEVASWKPGQTLLLNGKMLTGRDAAHKRIQDMLAKGEKLPVDFTNRVIYYVGPVDPVRDEVVGPAGPTTATRMDKFTDMMLEQTGLISMIGKSERGPAAIEAIKKHKSAYLMAVGGSAYLVSKAIKSAKVLGFADLGMEAIYEFDVKDMPVTVAVDANGISVHNTGPAEWKEKIAQSVSLSKIPVTTA; this is encoded by the coding sequence ATGACCATCATCAAGCAAGACGATCTCATCGAATCCGTAGCCGCCGCGCTGCAGTACATCAGCTATTACCACCCGGTGGATTACATCCAGCACCTGGCGCGCGCCTATGAGGCCGAACAGAATCCGGCCGCCAAGGATGCGATCGCGCAGATCCTGACCAACTCGCGCATGTGCGCGGAAGGCCGTCGCCCGATCTGCCAGGACACAGGCATCGTCAACGTGTTCCTGAAGGTGGGCATGGGCGTGCGCTTCGAAGGCTTCTCCGGCTCGATTGCCGACGCCGTCAACGAAGGCGTGCGCCAGGGCTACATGCACCCGGACAACGTGCTGCGCGCCTCCATCGTGGCTGACCCGCAGTTCGAGCGCAAGAACACCAAGGACAACACCCCGGCGGTGATCCACATGGAGCTGGTGCCGGGCAACACGGTCGACGTGCGCATCGCGGCCAAGGGCGGCGGTTCGGAAAACAAGACCAAGTTCGTCATGCTGAACCCGTCCGACAACCTGGTGGACTGGGTGCTCAAGACGGTGCCGACCATGGGCGCCGGCTGGTGCCCGCCGGGCATGCTGGGTATCGGCATCGGCGGCACCGCCGAGAAGGCCATGCTGATGGCCAAGGAAGTGCTGATGGACGACATCGACATGTACGAGCTCAAGAAGCGCGGCCCCAACAACAAGACCGAAGAGCTGCGCATCGAGCTGTGCGAGAAGGTCAACGCGCTGGGCATCGGCGCGCAGGGCCTGGGTGGCCTGACCACCGTGCTGGACGTGAAGATCATGATGCATCCGACCCACGCCGCCTCCAAGCCGGTCGCGATGATCCCCAACTGCGCCGCCACCCGCCACGGCCACTTCGTGCTGGACGGCTCGGGCCCGGCCTACATGGAACCGCCGTCGCTGTCGGAATGGCCGGAAGTGCACTGGGTGCCGGACACCGAGAAGTCCAAGCGCGTCAACCTGGACACCCTGACCCGCGAAGAAGTCGCATCCTGGAAGCCGGGCCAGACCCTGCTCCTGAACGGCAAGATGCTGACCGGCCGCGACGCCGCGCACAAGCGCATCCAGGACATGCTGGCCAAGGGCGAGAAGCTGCCGGTGGACTTCACCAACCGCGTGATCTACTACGTCGGCCCGGTCGATCCGGTGCGCGACGAAGTGGTGGGCCCGGCCGGCCCGACCACCGCGACCCGCATGGACAAGTTCACCGACATGATGCTGGAGCAGACCGGCCTGATCTCGATGATCGGCAAGTCCGAGCGCGGCCCCGCCGCGATCGAGGCGATCAAGAAGCACAAGTCGGCCTACCTGATGGCGGTGGGCGGCTCGGCCTACCTGGTCTCCAAGGCGATCAAGTCGGCCAAGGTGCTGGGCTTCGCCGACCTGGGCATGGAAGCGATCTACGAGTTCGACGTCAAGGACATGCCGGTGACGGTGGCGGTCGACGCCAACGGCATCTCGGTGCACAACACCGGTCCGGCCGAATGGAAGGAAAAGATCGCGCAGAGCGTGTCGCTGTCCAAGATCCCGGTCACCACGGCGTAA
- a CDS encoding SOS response-associated peptidase → MCVNYKPASKPTVAELTGADISVTPDWPEETWQDYAAPLVRADEGGAPELVVGTYGMIPKRKLEPGVRISTMNARAESIAERRSYAQAWRRAQTCLLPMHWFCEPNYEADGSRAQRWSIGMADGEPFCVAGLWRAWEEAEAGYSFSFTQITVNADHHPLMKRFQKPEDEKRSLVVVPKSQYRAWLNAGSAQAAWSMLDLYPSELMTAWPAQQAYGGARSAKVKLPGKPDRALAKTKSGDAQGAFDF, encoded by the coding sequence ATGTGCGTCAACTACAAACCCGCCAGCAAACCGACCGTCGCCGAGCTCACGGGCGCCGACATTTCCGTCACGCCCGACTGGCCGGAGGAGACCTGGCAGGACTACGCCGCGCCGCTGGTGCGCGCCGATGAAGGCGGCGCGCCGGAGCTGGTCGTCGGCACCTACGGCATGATCCCCAAGCGCAAGCTGGAGCCGGGGGTGCGCATCTCCACCATGAACGCGCGCGCAGAGTCCATCGCCGAGCGGCGCAGCTATGCGCAGGCCTGGCGCCGCGCGCAGACTTGCCTGCTGCCCATGCACTGGTTCTGCGAGCCGAACTACGAAGCGGACGGCAGCCGCGCGCAACGCTGGTCGATCGGCATGGCCGATGGCGAACCGTTTTGCGTGGCCGGCCTGTGGCGCGCCTGGGAGGAAGCCGAGGCCGGCTACAGTTTCTCGTTCACGCAGATCACCGTCAACGCCGACCACCATCCGCTGATGAAGCGCTTCCAGAAACCCGAGGATGAAAAACGCAGCCTGGTGGTCGTGCCGAAGTCGCAATACCGCGCCTGGCTCAACGCCGGCTCGGCGCAGGCGGCGTGGTCGATGCTCGACCTGTACCCCTCCGAACTGATGACGGCCTGGCCGGCGCAACAAGCTTATGGCGGCGCGCGCAGCGCCAAGGTAAAGCTGCCCGGCAAACCGGATCGCGCCCTGGCAAAGACTAAAAGCGGGGACGCCCAGGGCGCCTTCGATTTCTAA
- a CDS encoding response regulator transcription factor yields MLGVQYACSAIIRYGGSMSTKRILQIAVADDHPMVLAALKNELLRIPEARVNVEAGTGEGLLAALKRHPCEVVVTDFTMPGMDSEDADGLLLIKRLKAEQPSTKIIVYTAMSNPAVIKRLYRMGVFSVINKREKLDELINACQATLSAKQVHFPTSLRGELEVSWAQGDAFAVRRDLTTSELEVVRMIVEGNSLNEICRRLSRTPSTISTHKNNAMRKLGLNTDAELIKYAYSSGML; encoded by the coding sequence ATGCTCGGCGTCCAATACGCATGTTCAGCAATCATTCGATATGGGGGTAGTATGAGTACGAAGAGAATCTTGCAGATCGCCGTCGCCGACGATCATCCTATGGTTCTTGCAGCCTTGAAGAACGAACTTCTCAGGATCCCGGAGGCGCGCGTGAACGTCGAGGCCGGCACCGGCGAAGGCTTGCTGGCCGCCTTGAAGCGCCACCCCTGCGAGGTCGTCGTCACCGATTTCACGATGCCGGGCATGGACAGCGAGGATGCCGACGGCCTCCTGCTGATCAAGCGCCTCAAGGCCGAGCAGCCCTCCACCAAGATCATCGTGTACACCGCGATGAGCAACCCGGCAGTGATCAAGCGGCTGTACCGCATGGGCGTGTTCTCGGTCATCAACAAGCGCGAGAAACTGGACGAACTGATCAACGCCTGCCAGGCCACGCTGAGCGCCAAGCAGGTCCATTTCCCGACCTCGCTGCGCGGCGAGCTGGAAGTCAGCTGGGCCCAGGGCGACGCCTTCGCGGTGCGCCGCGACCTGACCACCAGCGAACTGGAGGTGGTGCGCATGATCGTCGAAGGCAATTCGCTCAATGAGATCTGCCGGCGCCTCTCGCGCACGCCCAGCACCATCAGCACGCACAAGAACAACGCCATGCGCAAGCTGGGGTTGAACACCGACGCCGAACTGATCAAGTATGCGTATTCCTCGGGGATGCTATGA
- the murI gene encoding glutamate racemase produces MPTAADAAVGIFDSGIGGLSVLRHIHAALPREALLYFADSGYAPYGDKSEDEIVARSLAIGSFFTGQRVKALVVACNTATAAAIQAIRERWPELVVVGIEPGLKPAAQQSGSGVVGVLATRSTLASKRFAQLRAQMESQYPVRFLPQACVGLVDLIEKGELYSPATVGLLERYLAPLLEQGADTLVLGCTHYPFVREAIEGVCRRLCARTPAIVDTGEAVTRQLLRLLDARGLHRAGGAGSLAGYTTASRSTLEHAFAGLLQLNPPVHALGQG; encoded by the coding sequence ATGCCGACGGCAGCCGACGCTGCCGTCGGCATTTTCGATTCCGGCATCGGCGGCCTGTCGGTGCTGCGCCATATCCACGCCGCCCTGCCGCGCGAGGCGCTGCTGTACTTTGCCGACTCCGGCTATGCCCCCTATGGCGACAAGAGCGAAGACGAAATCGTGGCGCGCTCGCTGGCCATTGGCTCCTTCTTCACCGGCCAGCGCGTCAAGGCGCTGGTGGTGGCGTGCAATACCGCCACCGCGGCGGCCATCCAGGCCATCCGCGAACGCTGGCCGGAACTGGTGGTGGTGGGCATCGAGCCGGGCCTGAAGCCGGCCGCGCAGCAGAGCGGAAGCGGCGTCGTGGGCGTGCTGGCCACGCGCAGCACGCTGGCCAGCAAGCGCTTCGCGCAATTGCGCGCACAGATGGAAAGCCAGTACCCGGTGCGTTTCCTGCCGCAGGCCTGCGTCGGCCTGGTGGACCTGATCGAGAAGGGCGAACTGTATTCGCCGGCCACGGTGGGCTTGCTGGAACGCTACCTCGCGCCATTGCTGGAACAAGGCGCCGATACGCTGGTGCTGGGTTGCACGCACTACCCCTTCGTGCGCGAGGCGATCGAGGGCGTGTGCCGCCGGCTGTGCGCGCGCACGCCGGCCATCGTCGATACCGGCGAGGCGGTCACGCGCCAGCTGTTGCGCCTGCTGGACGCCCGCGGGCTGCATCGCGCCGGCGGAGCGGGATCGCTGGCCGGCTACACCACGGCCAGCCGCTCCACGCTGGAACATGCGTTCGCCGGGCTGCTGCAGCTCAATCCCCCGGTCCACGCCCTGGGCCAGGGATAG